The Cervus elaphus chromosome 9, mCerEla1.1, whole genome shotgun sequence genomic interval gacgtagcagcgGCAGTTATCCAATTATTTTATGAGATGCTTTTTGTTATATTAAATACCTTAGGATTTCAAAAGAATTTTAGgatatgtttttctatttctatgaaaaaaaaaaaaacctcattcagACTGTGACAGATATTAACAAATACTTATCATATAAATATCAGGGAAGCAGAGAGATATTACACATGCTTTTTAAAAGTGCTTGCACAGATTTAACAAATATACAAGGAGTGCAATGTGTACGTATTCAGGTAAAGGCTTACTTTAATCACAGCATTGAGGAACTCACTGAAAAGGCAGAACAGAGTGACTCCTTGTAAATTATACCTGACAATAAGGTTCATTTTAGATTTTACAAAAGATAGATCAAAATAATGTTTGCCTTCTAAGAACCTTGGTTTGACACTTCTATTTGAAGagaactaatatatatatatatatatgctcctCAGCATATTTGATAGGTTGCTGGTCTTAGAGGTAAGACTTAGAAATGAACTATGAAAGGGAAATCATATCTTGATAATAGTAAACAGTTATCACTAATAATATTATACAATGTGTGAATTTACATTGATTTCCTAtgaatatattctgaatacaGAATCTGAGATTGTTGTTATTTGAGAATGGATAGGGCACTACAACATGTGTATTCTAATGATCTCATAATTCAATGGTTTTctaacaataaaaatttattggaaaacattttgttcaaaaatgtttttatctttatattttaatctttGGCTCAAAAAtaagactattttttttctaaaattgataAGTTCAGTTCTTAATTTAAGAggtaaaaaatgttaaataatatgtttttattaaaataataaattaaaaatacctttttGTTTCAAACTTAGCTTACTCTTCTGTCTGCCCTTAGGAAAAATTATATGAATGACTCATGGAAAACCGTAATCAAACATCAACTGATTTTGTCTTATTGGGATTGTTTCCCTCATCAAGATTTggcctgtttctttttattctcattgTTCTCATTTTCCTATTGGCTTTATTTGGCAATCTTTCCATGATCCTTCTTATCTTTCTGGACGTCCATCTTCACAAACCCATGTATTTTTTACTTAGTCAACTATCCTTAATTGACCTAAATTACATCTCAACCATTGTCCCCAAAATGGCTTACAGTTATCTGTTTGGAAATAAATCAATCTCATTCATTGGATGTGGGGTACAGAGCTTCTTTTTCTTGACTTTAGCAGGTGCAGAAGCATTGCTTTTGGCCTCTATGGCTTATGATCGGTATGTGGCCATTTGCTTTCCTCTTCACTATCCCATCAAAATCAGCAGGCGAGTGTGTGTGTTGATGATAATAGGATCTTGGGTAATGGGCTCTATCAATTCCTGTGCCCACACCACATATGCCCTCCATATCCCTTATTGCAGATCCAGGGCCATCAATCATTTCTTCTGTGATGTCCCAGCCATGTTGACTCTGGCTTGCATGGACACTTGGATCTATGAGTACACGGTGTTTGTGAGTACCATCCTCTTCCTTTTGTGCCCTTTCATTGGTATTGTATGTTCCTATGACCGTGTTCTCTTTGCGGTCCATCACATGAACTCAGCAGAAGGGAAGAAGAAGGCCTATTCAACCTGCAGCACCCACCTCACAGTGGTGACTTTCTACTATGCTCCCTTTGTTTACACTTATCTACGCCCAAGATATCTCAGATCTCCAACAGAGGACAAGGCTCTGGCTGTCTTCTACACCATCCTGACCCCAGTGCTCAATCCTGTTATCTATAGCCTGAAAAACAAGGAGGTTATGGGAGCGCTGAGGAGAGCAATTCAGAGAATCTGCTCTGTAAAAACATAGACAAAGTTTTGGCATGAATGTTAGTACTTGGATATAAATCCATTTATCATCAGAATTCAATAACTTAAAAGGGAATTTTTCAATTAAATGCCAAGTGTAAAATTAATATAGAGGTGAAGAAAGTCAATCATGTTTCAAAAAAATTATCTTGCATATATAGAATATCAAGACTTAATCTTTATATTCTCCATGTTGTTGTTTCCCATCAGTTTCAAATGGTTTTCTTCCCTCGtatgttttcaattaaaaattttctttgtaatgaagtaatgaaaatggaaatgatttTAATTAACTGAAGTTATTATTCAACAGAGATACTTCTATTTACcatttattttcctaaatttttaaaacatgttttctggAAGTATTgatcaaattaaaagactttttgtTCTTTTCACGGTATTCCTGTAATTACCAGtaacagttatttttttccttcaatatgAGGAAACTTTGTTTCTGAGATTTAGCTGAGATTTCAACAGGGATTCTCAAGTCTTTGCATCACTCTAAGTGGAAAATGAcaagtttatatttcttttaggGTGGTGAGTTTAATATCCAGCATATCTGGGGATCAACAATAAGGACAAGGATACACCAATAGAgattgaggaaactgaagttaatTATAGGATTGATGGTTTCAATGATTTAGTCTAATTAGTGGAACTTGGAAATAGCAAGGTCCTTCTTGCAAGCATCCCCACACTTGGAATATACTCAGTTTACCTCCTAAGTTGCTCCTACTGTTCTTATATTAGATAATGTTTCTCAAATGAGATTTTATTCTCCACTTACTATGTCACATAATTCTGTCAAACCAGGTTGGAGAAAGTTAACTTTCATGAATCAAATTTAGCCATTCATATAATGATTAGGTTACTTTCCTAAACAGATTTCCCACTACATTAAATAAAACTCCATCAGCTCAAGTGAACTTCCAGGGTAAATTGTTATCAAGGATCAGTACAAAAATGCTCTTTACCTCTAAGATGTGGCAGGAGAGGGTAGGTTCATATTTTACATAATCTGTATGGCACAGTACAAAGTGAAAATATGTGGCCTCTTGTTTCAAACAGCAAAAAATGATGCATTATTGCTGCTCAAATATAGTTTTTTCCTcaaatttatttcattagttataaaacacaataaaaatcatAAGCAACATATTTGTGTCAGAATTTTTTATCTAATGacatagatatttatttatgtgatatatttattgattataaGGTTTGGGGGTTCACTTTTTCCTGAATTTTCATCTGAATTTGTAATTTAGAAACTTTATTATCTATCTACATAACTGAAAGTGATTTCAGTCACTTgtgattacatttttattattttctttcttttgttgttttaaaagaaTCACTCTGCTCATGTTACCAGAGCTATTAGGAATGTTAATAGTTTGTGAAAATGTTGAgctaaatttaataaattaaatcaaaatatatatttttggatgGAGAGATTTGATAATTCTcaagaggaattttttttataGAAAGATTAATCTCAAGAAGCATTTTCAACCCATCAATTCCGAGTCAATTTAATGTAAATCTAAGTTtaacttaaatataaattaatcaaGGGTTCTTTATTGATTTCTGTCAAATCTATGGTAATTTGTGAACTTTGTGTAAGAAACTAGAAGTGGCTTTGTGTTTCAAATGCCAAATCACACATTTTATCACTATAGCTTTAATTACAAATTAAGttgatattaaaaattttttgtcaATAATTGTTTTCTGAAACCTTACAGGAAAAAGTGTTATTTTCCATCAGTGATTTTTCactataattaattttatatctttaaataatgtttaaataccATTTCTACTTCTAAGTTTATGGATATTTGCTTTTCAATGTTTCAATAGTTTTTAAGATCATATATTCTTTACTCTTTGATGAATGCTGATAATTCCTTGATATGCTTTATTGGAATGATAATTTGTGCACTCTTAGTTTGCAAtaatttactgaaaaataattgCTCCTAACAGACAAAGTCCCTTCTGTCTCCTAGGCAGTAACTGCTTCACCCTTGTTGTTGAACCTACAGTTGTTCTCATCACCACCACCTTCCTTGACCCCTGTTTCAGTCCAACCAGTCCCTTGGATTCCTATGACCGAAGatcttcatttgttttgtttgttttctaggtAAATTAATTACTAGGCAGATTGGGTTAAGGAAAACCTTTCATAATCTCTTATTATTAAGACCaagtgaacaggaaaaaaaaaaaaattgtcttttaacagagagaaaaaatcTCCAGTTTTATACCAGtttatttttgacattaaaaGTCACCTACTTAATTAAATTCATTTCAATCATATCTGTTTCTGGACACATAAAATTTCTTTCCAGACTCTTTTTCCATAAA includes:
- the LOC122700990 gene encoding olfactory receptor 2L8-like produces the protein MENRNQTSTDFVLLGLFPSSRFGLFLFILIVLIFLLALFGNLSMILLIFLDVHLHKPMYFLLSQLSLIDLNYISTIVPKMAYSYLFGNKSISFIGCGVQSFFFLTLAGAEALLLASMAYDRYVAICFPLHYPIKISRRVCVLMIIGSWVMGSINSCAHTTYALHIPYCRSRAINHFFCDVPAMLTLACMDTWIYEYTVFVSTILFLLCPFIGIVCSYDRVLFAVHHMNSAEGKKKAYSTCSTHLTVVTFYYAPFVYTYLRPRYLRSPTEDKALAVFYTILTPVLNPVIYSLKNKEVMGALRRAIQRICSVKT